In Micropterus dolomieu isolate WLL.071019.BEF.003 ecotype Adirondacks linkage group LG17, ASM2129224v1, whole genome shotgun sequence, one genomic interval encodes:
- the siae gene encoding sialate O-acetylesterase: MLFAEHVMRACQRCMSVGCLLVMTATLFVCILITLAYFYNCDGKLRFASYYGDHMVLQMSPEKALLWGYGPEGAQVTVFLSGPVQQTTSPATVTKGIWRVTLDPVEAGGPYNVTATAQNSTATLTDVLFGDVWLCGGQSNMYFKTSQIFNASEELALAAKYPHIRTFMAALNQSETELIDLIQVSLPWSVPTTNVAEFSAVCWLFGRYMYDNLKYPIGLVESCWGGTPVEAWSSSRALQQCGLEKTKRGPEINSVLWNAMIHPMLNMTIKGALWYQGEKNADYHQNKYNCSFPAMIDDWRMAFHQGSGGQTALDFPFGFVQLSTNIKGSTDEGFPNIRWHQTADAGFVPNTRMKKTFMAVALDLPDETSPYGTIHPRDKQDVAYRLTLGARAVAYNEKDVPFLGPFPHQILSTRLYLNITYDQTVYVTQSKDIFEICCSGNQAPCGPQSPWVPAGIMQWDQTTVQLSTSLCPAADEVAALRYAWRDWPCDFKACPIYSASRILPAPPFIINRPPTTGNVWKNY, from the exons ATGCTATTCGCGGAGCATGTGATGCG AGCTTGTCAGCGTTGCATGAGCGTGGGTTGTCTTCTTGTCATGACGGCAACGCTGTTTGTTTGTATCCTCATCACGTTAGCTTATTTCTACAACTGTG ATGGGAAGCTGCGCTTTGCCTCTTACTATGGAGATCACATGGTGCTGCAGATGTCTCCAGAGAAAGCTCTGCTGTGGGGCTATGGCCCCGAGGGTGCACAAGTCACCGTCTTCTTGTCAGGACCAGTACAACAGACAACCTCACCAGCCACTGTGACAAAAG GTATCTGGCGAGTCACCCTCGACCCTGTTGAAGCTGGTGGTCCCTACAATGTGACAGCAACTGCTCAGAACAGCACAGCCACTCTGACAGATGTGCTGTTTGGAGATGTCTGGCTGTGTGGAGGGCAGAGCAACATGTACTTTAAAACATCTCAG ATTTTCAATGCATCAGAGGAGCTGGCCCTCGCAGCAAAGTATCCTCATATTAGGACTTTTATGGCAGCCTTGAATCAGAGTGAAACAGAACTGATTGATTTGATTCAAGTAAGCCTTCCCTGGTCTGTGCCCACAACAA ATGTGGCAGAGTTCTCTGCAGTGTGCTGGCTCTTTGGGCGCTACATGTATGACAACCTGAAGTACCCCATAGGACTGGTGGAGTCCTGCTGGGGAGGCACACCTGTCGAAGCCTGGTCATCTTCAAGAGCACTGCAGCAGTGTGGACTAGAGAAAACGAAACGGGG TCCTGAAATAAATTCTGTCTTGTGGAATGCAATGATCCACCCAATGCTCAACATGACCATCAAAGGAGCCCTCTGGTACCAAG GTGAGAAAAATGCAGACTACCATCAAAACAAGTACAACTGTTCCTTCCCTGCTATGATTGATGACTGGAGGATGGCATTTCACCAAGGTTCAGGGGGGCAGACAGCTCTCGACTTCCCTTTTGGATTTGTACAG CTGAGCACCAACATAAAAGGCTCCACAGATGAAGGCTTTCCGAACATCCGCTGGCACCAGACAGCAGACGCCGGCTTTGTCCCGAACACTCGGATGAAGAAAACATTCATGGCTGTGGCTTTGGATTTACCAGACGAAACCTCACCCTATGGCAC gaTCCATCCCCGGGACAAGCAGGACGTAGCGTACAGACTGACATTAGGAGCAAGGGCAGTGGCTTATAATGAAAAGGACGTGCCCTTCCTTGGACCTTTCCCCCACCAAATCCTATCCACCAGACTGTATCTCAACATTACCTACGACCAGACAGTCTATGTCACACAGTCTAAAGACATCTTTGAG ATCTGTTGCTCGGGGAACCAGGCTCCATGCGGGCCTCAGTCTCCTTGGGTTCCAGCTGGCATCATGCAGTGGGATCAGACCACTGTCCAGTTATCTACCAGTTTGTGTCCAGCTGCTGATGAAGTAGCAGCCCTCAGATATGCATGGAGAGACTGGCCCTGTGACTTTAAAGCCTGTCCAATCTACAGCGCCAGTAGGATTTTACCTGCACCTCCGTTTATTATCAACCGCCCTCCAACCACAGGAAATGTTTGGAAAAACTACTGA
- the LOC123986523 gene encoding THAP domain-containing protein 6-like, with protein MPEHCAAYSCSNRRTIASRARGITFHKFPKDKDVRKKWEVALRREGFTASVSSVLCSQHFKQGDFDRTGQIVRLRDGVIPSVFSFPVHLQRLEKGMATSASRRAEEILAVASQDSQEMATSHPQPQPNDVNISTLNITS; from the exons ATGCCAGAGCACTGTGCAGCATACTCATGCTCAAATCGGCGGACCATCGCAAGCAGGGCTCGGGGGATTACTTTTCACAA GTTTCCCAAGGACAAAGATGTGAGGAAGAAGTGGGAAGTGGCTTTGAGGAGAGAAGGATTCACTGCAAGTGTTTCATCAGTTCTTTGCTCTCAACATTTTAAGCAGGGTGATTTTGATAGGACGGGTCAGATTGTCCGACTTCGTGATGGTGTTATTCCATCCGTCTTCAGCTTCCCGGTTCACCTCCAAAGA TTGGAAAAGGGCATGGCTACGTCTGCCTCCAGAAGAGCTGAAGAAATCCTGGCTGTGGCCTCTCAGGATTCCCAAGAAATGGCAACCTCACATCCACAACCTCAGCCtaatgatgtgaatatttctacTTTAAACATCACATCATAA